From Parasphaerochaeta coccoides DSM 17374, a single genomic window includes:
- a CDS encoding IS1634 family transposase, giving the protein MFIKIVPENKSGRKRLAYYSGHRKNGTVKHSLVQWLGYLDELQALYDDPVSHFKAEARRLTQEEKERQVSLSVSTAEHFHFAPGEGTDCTDPEVRADRILSYGVLPLLKLYHELEIDYFWNNRRRYTKALFNHNSIFRLLVCSRILAPDSKLGTWQARQRLAGDVAFSADDVYRSLAFFSRHKDALIDHLGRMVERQYGRDTGLLYYDVTNYYWEVDAEDELRRRGVSKEHRPDPIVQMGLFMDADGIPLSYGLFPGNTTDVATFRPLQQTGRTIYVADRGMMSGMNVASILLRHSGYVISSSVRTCTAELQAFILKQEGYVHGAADGDFRYKSRLTPVERWVTDSATGGKRKVTVNERQVVFFSRAYQQKARHERMKSIEKAQQAAGGGQNTVLNNHAGRRFLKKSIFDGASGERVEAPEFSVSLDTELLQREEALDGYYLICTNVVGTEEGEPPFAGRARFRRDNLFELNRPVDDVDIIDMYRGLWRIEECFRITKTHLEARPVYVRTRDSIEAHFLTCFVSLLLLRLLEKRTGGTMSVGRMVDSLRQALLGDIEGQCFMNLYCDPVIQDIGAALDIDMSRKYYAKADVRALFAAVKKI; this is encoded by the coding sequence ATGTTCATCAAGATAGTCCCCGAAAACAAGAGCGGACGCAAACGCCTGGCCTATTACTCCGGCCATCGCAAAAACGGCACGGTGAAGCACTCCCTCGTGCAGTGGCTCGGCTATCTGGACGAGCTCCAGGCGCTCTACGACGACCCGGTGAGCCATTTCAAGGCCGAGGCGAGACGGCTGACGCAGGAAGAGAAGGAGCGGCAGGTGTCCCTGAGCGTCTCGACGGCCGAGCATTTCCACTTCGCCCCTGGAGAGGGGACGGACTGCACGGACCCGGAGGTGAGGGCGGACAGGATCCTCAGCTACGGCGTCCTGCCGCTGCTGAAGCTCTACCACGAGCTGGAGATCGACTATTTCTGGAACAACAGGAGGCGCTACACCAAGGCGCTCTTCAACCACAACAGCATCTTCCGGCTGCTGGTGTGTTCGCGCATCCTGGCGCCGGACAGCAAGCTGGGTACCTGGCAGGCGCGCCAGAGGCTTGCCGGGGACGTGGCCTTCAGCGCCGACGACGTGTACCGCTCCCTCGCGTTCTTCTCCCGGCACAAGGACGCCCTCATAGACCATCTGGGGCGGATGGTGGAGCGGCAGTACGGGCGGGACACGGGCCTGCTGTACTACGACGTGACCAACTATTACTGGGAGGTGGACGCCGAGGACGAGCTGAGACGGCGGGGGGTGAGCAAGGAACACCGGCCCGATCCCATCGTGCAGATGGGTCTGTTCATGGACGCCGACGGCATCCCCCTCTCCTACGGCCTGTTCCCGGGCAACACCACCGACGTGGCCACCTTCCGCCCCCTGCAGCAGACGGGCCGGACCATCTACGTGGCGGACAGGGGCATGATGAGCGGGATGAACGTGGCCTCCATCCTGCTGCGGCACAGCGGGTACGTCATCAGCTCGTCGGTGCGCACCTGCACCGCGGAGCTGCAGGCCTTCATCCTGAAGCAGGAGGGCTACGTCCATGGTGCCGCCGATGGAGATTTCAGGTACAAGAGCCGCCTGACTCCGGTCGAGCGTTGGGTGACCGATTCCGCGACGGGCGGAAAGAGGAAAGTGACGGTCAACGAGAGGCAGGTGGTGTTCTTCAGCCGCGCCTACCAGCAGAAGGCACGCCACGAGAGGATGAAGAGCATCGAGAAAGCCCAGCAGGCGGCGGGCGGGGGGCAGAACACCGTACTGAACAACCATGCGGGGAGACGGTTCCTGAAGAAGAGCATCTTCGACGGGGCCTCCGGAGAGCGCGTGGAAGCTCCTGAGTTCTCTGTCTCCCTGGATACGGAGCTGCTACAGCGGGAGGAGGCGCTGGACGGCTATTACCTTATCTGCACCAACGTGGTAGGCACCGAGGAGGGGGAGCCCCCCTTCGCTGGGCGGGCCCGTTTCCGCAGGGACAACCTCTTCGAGCTGAACCGACCAGTGGACGACGTGGACATCATCGACATGTACCGGGGCCTGTGGCGCATCGAGGAATGCTTCCGCATCACCAAGACGCACCTGGAGGCCCGTCCGGTCTATGTGCGTACCCGCGACAGCATCGAGGCTCATTTCCTCACCTGTTTCGTCTCCCTGCTGCTCCTGCGGCTTCTGGAGAAGAGGACGGGGGGAACCATGTCCGTGGGCCGGATGGTGGATTCTCTGCGCCAGGCCCTGCTGGGCGACATTGAAGGGCAATGCTTCATGAACCTGTACTGCGACCCCGTCATCCAGGACATCGGCGCAGCCCTGGACATCGACATGAGCCGGAAGTATTACGCGAAAGCCGATGTGAGGGCACTTTTCGCGGCAGTGAAGAAGATCTGA
- the guaA gene encoding glutamine-hydrolyzing GMP synthase, which yields MHTTQHDTVVVLDFGAQYSQLIARRVREQGVYSLIVPYTISAQELRKMAPVGIIFSGGPASVSTEDSPRPDAGIYGLGIPVLGICYGLQVMSVMNGGTVRRPDAREYGFAHLHLNHFTGKTSRLLAGIPEGSQLWMSHGDSVVDLPTGFVTTGSTPNCPVTVAENEARRLYGVQFHPEVVHSTDGTAVLRNFVMDICGAKADWSMESFIATEVERIRSVVGDRKVLCGLSGGVDSSVAAVLIHKAIGDQLVCVFVNNGMLRKNEAQNVVDLFGKHFNMRLEYVDAETAFLDALKGIAEPEAKRKIIGKMFVDVFYDAARSLGDISFLAQGTLYPDVIESRSPSGGPSATIKSHHNVGGLPDDLKWELLEPLKELFKDEVRQLGMELGLAEELVNRHPFPGPGLGVRCIGEVTKERLDTLREVDAIFVEEIRRAGLYGDIWQALACLLPVKSVGVQGDERTYREVCSLRAVTSQDAMTADWYRFPPEVLQTTASRICNEVAGVNRVLYDITSKPPGTIEWE from the coding sequence ATGCATACAACGCAGCATGACACGGTGGTCGTCCTCGACTTTGGCGCACAATACAGTCAGCTCATAGCACGGCGGGTACGGGAGCAAGGGGTATATAGCCTCATTGTTCCGTATACCATATCTGCGCAAGAACTCAGGAAAATGGCTCCTGTCGGAATCATCTTTTCCGGCGGACCTGCCAGCGTAAGCACCGAGGATTCTCCCCGACCTGATGCCGGTATCTACGGCTTGGGCATTCCTGTGCTGGGCATCTGCTACGGCCTCCAGGTAATGAGTGTCATGAACGGGGGGACCGTAAGACGACCCGATGCCCGTGAATACGGATTTGCCCACCTCCATCTCAACCATTTCACCGGCAAGACTTCCCGTCTTCTTGCCGGAATACCGGAAGGCTCCCAGCTCTGGATGAGCCACGGGGATTCCGTCGTTGACCTTCCGACAGGCTTTGTGACGACAGGCTCGACCCCGAACTGTCCGGTGACTGTTGCCGAGAACGAGGCCAGACGCCTTTATGGAGTGCAGTTCCATCCTGAAGTCGTACACAGCACCGATGGGACGGCAGTACTCCGCAATTTCGTCATGGATATCTGCGGAGCCAAAGCCGACTGGAGCATGGAGTCTTTCATTGCTACTGAAGTTGAGCGCATCCGTAGCGTGGTCGGTGACCGCAAGGTACTCTGCGGATTGTCCGGAGGCGTGGATTCTTCAGTCGCTGCGGTCTTAATCCATAAAGCCATTGGCGACCAGCTTGTCTGTGTATTCGTCAACAATGGCATGCTTCGCAAGAACGAGGCGCAAAACGTAGTGGATTTGTTCGGTAAGCACTTCAACATGCGTCTTGAATATGTTGATGCGGAAACCGCGTTCCTCGATGCCCTAAAAGGGATTGCCGAACCTGAAGCCAAGCGAAAGATTATCGGCAAGATGTTCGTCGATGTTTTCTATGATGCCGCCCGTTCCTTGGGGGACATTTCATTCCTTGCCCAGGGAACATTGTATCCCGATGTCATTGAGAGTCGTTCTCCGAGCGGCGGGCCGTCGGCCACCATCAAGAGCCATCACAATGTGGGAGGGCTTCCCGACGATCTGAAATGGGAGCTTCTTGAGCCTCTCAAGGAACTGTTCAAGGATGAGGTTCGCCAGTTGGGTATGGAACTTGGTCTGGCAGAGGAACTGGTCAACCGTCATCCCTTCCCCGGTCCCGGCCTTGGCGTCCGTTGCATAGGGGAGGTGACCAAGGAGCGTCTTGATACCCTGCGTGAGGTCGATGCCATTTTCGTGGAGGAAATCCGCAGGGCTGGTCTCTATGGTGATATCTGGCAGGCTTTGGCTTGTCTGCTTCCGGTAAAGAGTGTAGGGGTGCAGGGTGATGAGCGAACTTATCGCGAGGTATGTTCCCTCCGTGCAGTGACGAGCCAGGACGCGATGACCGCCGACTGGTATCGCTTCCCCCCTGAAGTCCTGCAAACCACGGCAAGCCGTATCTGCAACGAGGTGGCCGGAGTGAACCGTGTCCTTTATGACATCACCAGCAAGCCGCCAGGAACCATTGAGTGGGAGTGA
- a CDS encoding ECF transporter S component translates to MEQRNFGKGALFPAIIAVLGAVTFVFTSLRIPTIGGLGGYIHLGDVAVCFAAYAFGPWTAFLAGGLGTALADVIGPFAQWAPVSFITHGLQGAVTALVARAFLRQGCRRDGKEGIRKTEALWSWPGVIVSGLLSMVIVAGGYFLGGGLLVGFAAAVPEIPLNLLQSGTGVVGGALLSRYVIRAYPPVKAWRW, encoded by the coding sequence ATGGAACAAAGGAATTTCGGGAAAGGCGCACTTTTTCCTGCGATTATAGCGGTACTGGGGGCTGTGACCTTTGTATTTACGTCCTTGCGCATACCGACTATCGGCGGGCTTGGAGGATACATTCATCTTGGCGATGTAGCGGTATGCTTTGCAGCCTATGCCTTCGGTCCTTGGACTGCTTTTCTGGCTGGCGGATTAGGCACTGCTCTGGCTGATGTGATTGGCCCTTTCGCCCAATGGGCACCGGTTTCCTTCATCACCCACGGCTTGCAAGGTGCCGTGACGGCTCTCGTGGCACGGGCTTTCCTGCGCCAAGGATGTCGTAGGGATGGTAAGGAGGGCATCCGAAAAACTGAAGCCCTCTGGTCATGGCCGGGCGTCATTGTTTCCGGCTTGCTGTCCATGGTCATAGTGGCCGGAGGATATTTCCTGGGGGGAGGTCTACTGGTTGGTTTTGCCGCTGCCGTCCCTGAAATTCCCCTGAACCTGCTGCAAAGCGGAACAGGAGTGGTTGGAGGAGCCTTGCTGTCACGATATGTCATCAGGGCATATCCTCCAGTCAAGGCATGGCGGTGGTAG
- the asd gene encoding aspartate-semialdehyde dehydrogenase, producing MSNKKINVAVLGATGAVGQVFTWMLSRHPWFNLTAVIASERRVGHTYSESVHWLLPFDFPPELHDVRIQAYDPDALKAMDVRFVFSALPAEVASDIEKDLRGRGFNVFSNAASLRYEKNIPILIPEANPEQLDWVPSQGYPTIGSVVTNANCATTGLAVALAPLKKYGIKEISVSSYQSISGAGYPGLSALDISGNVIPYIGGEEEKVEKEIKKILDINPAVYAYCIRVPVIFGHMESVWVEFEQEVDVEDVIRDWNEFKGFPHLPSSPVQPIVYSDEVRFPQSKLAFWGEPRGMVVYTGRVKKQARKIGFVLLVNNIVKGAAGGSIQNAELFAEKFGLRK from the coding sequence ATGAGCAACAAGAAAATCAATGTTGCCGTGCTGGGTGCTACCGGTGCGGTCGGACAAGTCTTCACCTGGATGCTTTCCCGGCATCCTTGGTTCAACCTTACGGCTGTCATTGCTTCGGAACGCCGGGTGGGGCATACGTACAGCGAATCCGTTCATTGGCTTCTTCCCTTTGATTTCCCTCCTGAATTGCATGACGTACGCATCCAGGCCTATGACCCTGATGCCTTGAAAGCAATGGATGTCCGGTTCGTCTTTTCTGCCCTGCCGGCGGAAGTCGCCAGTGACATAGAGAAGGATTTACGCGGGCGAGGCTTCAACGTGTTCTCCAACGCGGCATCGCTGCGCTATGAAAAGAATATCCCCATCCTGATTCCTGAAGCTAATCCTGAACAACTCGACTGGGTTCCTTCCCAAGGGTATCCCACAATTGGAAGCGTCGTGACCAATGCAAACTGCGCGACCACTGGACTTGCGGTAGCTCTTGCGCCTTTGAAGAAGTATGGTATCAAGGAAATCTCGGTCAGCAGCTATCAGTCAATCAGCGGTGCCGGATATCCCGGCCTCTCGGCGTTGGATATCAGCGGTAACGTCATCCCTTACATTGGAGGGGAAGAAGAAAAAGTTGAGAAGGAAATCAAGAAAATCTTGGACATCAATCCTGCCGTCTATGCTTACTGCATCCGTGTTCCCGTCATTTTCGGGCATATGGAAAGCGTCTGGGTAGAATTTGAACAGGAGGTGGATGTCGAGGATGTCATCCGTGATTGGAATGAATTTAAGGGATTCCCTCATCTGCCTTCATCTCCGGTTCAGCCGATTGTCTACAGTGATGAGGTCAGGTTCCCCCAGTCCAAGTTGGCTTTCTGGGGCGAGCCCCGTGGCATGGTGGTCTATACCGGTCGCGTGAAGAAACAGGCTCGGAAGATTGGGTTCGTACTTCTGGTCAACAATATCGTCAAGGGCGCAGCTGGCGGTTCCATCCAGAATGCCGAGCTTTTCGCGGAGAAATTCGGTCTAAGAAAATAA
- a CDS encoding ATP-binding cassette domain-containing protein — MDVSLSVPAVEARDISFSYQDYSHASRYFPPVLTHVDFSLPQGGKMVVLGPPDSGKSTLARILTGCIPRYFSGYMEGSVSILGRSMGDAAPWTRVEDISYVAHESTEELVATSCRDEIVFPLESLGMDNRAMEERLAASVKDWSLEQQLDAGGDELSGGERRRLLMAVTQAIDAPILVLDEPFDDLDGSWREKLLEYLNHPRRTVIVFASRPLDIWHGHFDTWAVMDKGCLETGTEKEILYRISHGWGALPPSGQSRSVTVPMEPVPDDEAASTGESSTKKSPAVNFPASHVLKATHVLNATGLSIRHERASSAGTFHLSVSDFHLSSGETVALIGDNGAGKSTFCRVLAGLDVPVAGSVMCDGRQDSALLRGSIGYMFQNPDHQIFLPTVREELAWSFSRRKDIRPETAEEKVLRACSLFRLEAEATPSTMSYGARKRLQAAVCWLLDRPFHVLDEPDAALTYADAFCLVQVLREQGAGILLVSHDREFVSRICSRVYRVADGVLEEVV; from the coding sequence ATGGATGTCTCGCTGTCAGTTCCCGCAGTGGAAGCCCGTGACATAAGTTTTTCCTACCAGGACTACTCCCATGCATCAAGATATTTCCCTCCAGTTCTCACCCATGTGGATTTCTCACTACCCCAAGGGGGTAAAATGGTGGTTCTGGGTCCTCCTGACAGCGGGAAATCAACACTCGCCCGTATCCTGACAGGTTGCATCCCGCGTTATTTCTCCGGCTATATGGAAGGTTCGGTTTCCATCTTAGGTCGTTCCATGGGTGATGCGGCGCCATGGACACGGGTGGAGGACATCTCCTATGTTGCCCATGAAAGCACGGAGGAGCTTGTGGCGACGTCCTGTCGTGATGAAATAGTCTTCCCCCTGGAATCATTAGGGATGGACAACCGAGCCATGGAAGAAAGGCTTGCCGCCAGCGTCAAAGACTGGAGTCTTGAACAGCAGCTTGATGCCGGAGGCGATGAGCTGAGCGGAGGAGAACGGCGGCGTCTCCTGATGGCGGTGACCCAAGCCATAGATGCGCCGATACTTGTCCTCGACGAGCCGTTCGATGATCTTGATGGCTCTTGGCGGGAAAAGCTCCTGGAGTATCTCAACCATCCCCGACGCACGGTCATCGTATTTGCCTCGCGGCCTCTGGACATCTGGCATGGCCATTTCGATACATGGGCGGTTATGGACAAGGGATGCCTTGAGACGGGGACTGAAAAGGAAATCCTTTATAGGATTTCCCATGGCTGGGGAGCCTTGCCTCCGTCCGGACAAAGCCGTTCCGTGACAGTTCCCATGGAACCTGTACCGGATGACGAAGCGGCATCCACCGGAGAGTCCTCCACTAAAAAGTCCCCTGCCGTAAACTTCCCCGCCTCGCATGTCTTGAAGGCCACGCATGTCTTGAACGCCACGGGATTGTCCATCCGCCATGAGCGGGCATCATCCGCAGGGACTTTTCATCTTTCCGTGTCGGATTTCCATCTTTCATCCGGTGAAACAGTCGCCCTCATAGGGGACAATGGGGCAGGGAAAAGCACATTCTGCCGAGTTCTTGCAGGACTTGACGTGCCTGTGGCGGGGAGCGTCATGTGCGACGGCAGGCAGGATTCCGCACTCCTGAGAGGTAGCATAGGATATATGTTCCAGAATCCTGACCACCAGATTTTCCTCCCCACGGTAAGGGAAGAACTGGCATGGTCCTTCTCCCGGAGAAAGGACATCCGACCGGAAACAGCCGAGGAAAAAGTCTTGCGTGCCTGTTCGTTGTTCCGGTTGGAAGCGGAAGCCACGCCCTCCACGATGAGCTATGGCGCCCGCAAACGTCTTCAGGCGGCTGTCTGCTGGCTACTGGATCGTCCTTTCCATGTTCTGGACGAGCCGGATGCCGCTCTGACTTATGCCGACGCTTTCTGCCTTGTCCAGGTCTTACGTGAGCAGGGGGCAGGTATCCTGCTGGTAAGCCATGACAGGGAGTTTGTCAGCAGGATTTGCAGCCGTGTCTATCGGGTGGCGGACGGTGTGCTGGAGGAGGTGGTATGA
- a CDS encoding Mbeg1-like protein: MRNIIDYTWDENRTFAEKSFTEVDSLVLSQLSYMNFTGLETSLEGMAAGNLAPVSLAEFLEAGIPDDFFKQAVDEKHNRELISVLRQSHRFASVGLAYYVNSFDVDTEKQFSALTFLLEDGTAYVAFRGTDATFIGWKEDFNMAFMTPIPSQEEAADYLRNVHGLIGRPLRIGGHSKGGNLAVYAALRCADRMEQDIIAVYDHDGPGFHEDIHREFKDHPLWKKVKATVPHASIIGMLLHNNLAEYTIVGSRRVGILQHDPFSWKISPEGDFVVADGLSPDAVVFNRTMEMWLSSLDDEGRERFIDALYSVVKATGAVTFQDLTEDIMGKLGSALAAIKELDPDTRSFIRRLVYEWFKAAVVTIKDFATRKITGEEDS; encoded by the coding sequence ATGAGGAACATCATTGACTATACGTGGGATGAGAACAGGACTTTTGCGGAAAAATCGTTCACTGAGGTGGATAGCTTAGTGCTGTCCCAGCTTTCCTATATGAATTTCACCGGGCTTGAAACATCTTTGGAAGGGATGGCGGCTGGCAATCTTGCTCCTGTCAGCCTTGCGGAATTCCTGGAGGCCGGTATCCCTGATGATTTCTTCAAGCAGGCGGTCGATGAGAAGCATAACAGGGAGTTGATCTCCGTACTCCGTCAAAGCCATCGTTTTGCTTCGGTCGGGCTAGCCTATTACGTGAATTCCTTTGATGTCGATACGGAAAAACAGTTCTCGGCGCTGACCTTCCTGTTGGAAGATGGAACGGCTTATGTAGCATTCAGAGGTACGGACGCTACGTTCATCGGATGGAAGGAAGACTTCAACATGGCGTTCATGACTCCTATTCCTTCACAGGAGGAAGCGGCGGACTATCTGCGGAATGTTCACGGACTCATCGGACGCCCTCTGCGGATAGGAGGACATTCCAAGGGCGGCAACCTGGCCGTCTATGCGGCTCTCCGTTGTGCCGACCGTATGGAGCAGGACATCATTGCCGTCTATGACCATGACGGGCCGGGCTTCCATGAGGACATCCACAGGGAGTTCAAGGATCATCCCCTGTGGAAGAAGGTCAAGGCTACTGTTCCTCATGCGTCCATAATCGGCATGCTCCTTCATAACAATCTGGCGGAATATACCATCGTCGGAAGCCGCAGGGTGGGCATACTCCAGCACGATCCTTTTTCATGGAAGATATCGCCGGAAGGAGACTTCGTGGTCGCGGACGGTTTGAGTCCTGATGCCGTGGTATTCAACAGAACCATGGAGATGTGGTTGTCATCGTTGGACGATGAGGGTCGCGAGCGTTTCATTGATGCTCTGTACAGCGTGGTGAAGGCTACGGGGGCAGTCACTTTCCAGGATCTGACGGAAGACATCATGGGTAAGCTCGGCAGTGCGTTGGCTGCCATCAAGGAGCTTGATCCTGATACCCGTTCTTTCATCCGCCGACTGGTGTACGAATGGTTCAAGGCGGCGGTGGTCACAATCAAGGATTTTGCGACCAGGAAAATCACGGGAGAGGAAGATTCTTGA
- a CDS encoding lysophospholipid acyltransferase family protein — MRKALSLIIPVIVIIPVFLASVLYGLVPAFILQILGARKAAETWRRLCILGIARWALFGLNVRVNTTGRENMPPAGTPLCIIVNHQSLLDVVAVVGYSGTIPGFIAKKELSFIPIIASYMKGLHCVMLDRKSPKSSIASISEGVKNITRGIPMVVFPEGTRSKDGKLGEFKAGSLKLATRSKATIVPIAISGGRKAFEERRGIRRTVMTMHICPPVPTHDFSREAEKEFTAQVYGELAEGYRHLLSRHEA, encoded by the coding sequence ATGCGCAAAGCCTTGAGCCTGATTATTCCTGTCATTGTCATCATACCTGTATTCCTGGCTTCAGTGCTGTACGGGCTTGTCCCTGCGTTCATACTCCAGATTCTCGGCGCCCGGAAGGCCGCTGAAACGTGGCGCAGGCTCTGTATCCTGGGCATCGCCCGCTGGGCATTGTTCGGACTCAATGTACGTGTGAATACCACCGGACGGGAGAATATGCCGCCAGCGGGGACTCCTTTGTGCATCATAGTCAATCATCAGAGCTTGCTTGATGTCGTTGCCGTAGTCGGTTATTCTGGAACCATCCCCGGTTTCATTGCAAAGAAAGAACTGAGCTTCATTCCCATCATTGCTTCCTATATGAAGGGTCTTCACTGCGTGATGCTGGATAGAAAAAGCCCGAAAAGCTCCATTGCCAGCATCTCTGAAGGCGTGAAGAACATCACCAGGGGAATACCCATGGTAGTCTTTCCGGAAGGAACGCGGAGCAAGGATGGCAAGCTGGGTGAATTTAAGGCAGGGAGCCTGAAACTAGCCACTCGTTCCAAGGCTACCATTGTTCCCATTGCCATTAGTGGCGGGCGCAAAGCATTTGAGGAACGCCGCGGCATCAGGCGGACTGTCATGACCATGCATATCTGCCCTCCTGTCCCAACCCACGACTTTTCCAGGGAAGCTGAAAAGGAATTCACGGCGCAGGTCTATGGTGAACTGGCGGAAGGATACCGGCATTTGCTTTCCCGGCATGAGGCATGA
- a CDS encoding energy-coupling factor transporter transmembrane component T yields the protein MTVSLYAPGRGYLYRMDPRAKLFGTIMTTASFFLPLPSYVLWVGALFLFVVVVGTMGVRSFRLVVKPLLFIMGMVLLFSPIYGRTGIPLLMAGDVVVLTKEGLERTLVFCARFAGISFSWGLLLRTTPMQEIILVLRSWKVPYRAALVITLVFRFIPFFSRTFTQVREAHLLRLPPEEIRRKLSLATRLADFMPTLASTLVTALKMIPHLAMSLELRGLGRTNPRSSYHRLSRGWRVFTDFFISIIMPVILAVIFLHA from the coding sequence ATGACTGTCTCCCTCTATGCTCCCGGCCGCGGATATCTCTACCGGATGGATCCTCGCGCAAAGCTGTTCGGGACAATCATGACGACAGCTTCTTTCTTCCTGCCTCTGCCATCATATGTCCTCTGGGTGGGAGCCTTGTTCCTTTTTGTTGTCGTAGTCGGGACGATGGGCGTCCGCTCCTTCCGGTTAGTGGTCAAGCCGCTGCTTTTCATCATGGGGATGGTCTTGCTGTTTTCTCCCATTTATGGGAGGACTGGGATTCCTCTGCTCATGGCAGGAGATGTCGTGGTTCTTACCAAGGAAGGCTTGGAACGGACATTGGTTTTTTGCGCCCGTTTTGCGGGAATTTCTTTCTCATGGGGACTGTTGCTTAGAACAACGCCCATGCAGGAGATTATTCTTGTCCTGCGTTCATGGAAGGTTCCGTACCGGGCAGCACTGGTAATCACTCTAGTGTTCCGTTTCATTCCGTTTTTCTCCCGTACTTTCACACAAGTAAGGGAGGCTCATCTGCTTCGCTTGCCTCCTGAAGAAATCAGAAGGAAGCTCAGTCTTGCCACCCGTCTGGCGGATTTCATGCCGACGTTGGCCAGTACTCTCGTCACTGCCTTGAAGATGATTCCGCACCTTGCAATGAGCTTGGAGCTACGTGGTCTGGGGAGGACGAATCCCCGTTCATCGTATCACCGGCTTTCTCGCGGATGGCGTGTCTTTACTGATTTTTTCATTTCCATTATTATGCCTGTAATTCTCGCCGTAATCTTCCTGCATGCATGA